A region of the Phaseolus vulgaris cultivar G19833 chromosome 11, P. vulgaris v2.0, whole genome shotgun sequence genome:
cacattcctaaacactactctatattatttacaaatttatacaaaagaaactataaagagagatattaattggagcccattcttgaatgcttgtagtcttcttttggctttaggcttggtcctctctttattttaattcttctttaatttttgagaagactagaaggaagaactttaaatgtttgggtggatgacctcttcctccattagtaaaatcctatCTTACTTGATCTCTATCACCAAGGGaagcaacttcatcttcatgtgccttgttgagGGAACTGCTCCCAACCTGTTTAAAGCTGGTCCTCCTAACAGTATATTATAGGCCGAGGGAGCATTAAAAACGAGGTACCTGATGTTGGTAGTGCACGAAGACACGCCATCCATGAATGTTGTCCTCAACTCGATGTGCCCACGAACCTCCACCTCATCCCCtgcaaaaccatacaaacatcTGGTGTAGGGCCTTAATTGGTCCGTGGACAGCTGTAACTGGTTGAAGGTCGTCAAGAACATCATGTCAGCTGAACTTGCTTGGTCTACGAGGACACGGTACACCCTCCTCCCTGTTGTGATCAGTGAAATTACCACCGGGTCATTATCATGAGGCACGACCTCCCAGAGATCGACTTTCGTGAAGGCGAGGTCGACGTTGGGGATCTGGTCCACCTGTTGTACCTCCACCGCCATTACTCCTCGTGTGTGCTACTTTCGCTGGGAGGCAGTGCACCCTCCCTCTAAGAACCCTCCCGAGATAGTGTTTACCTCCCCGTGAATAGGCACCTTGTGCCCCTGATTCGCCCCTGCAGCTACCAACGCCTAGTCATCCTGCGGCTCTTGAAGATAATCCTTTAAGAAACCGCTCTTCACCAGCTCATTTAGTTGGTGTGCCAAGGCCAAGCAATTACGTATGTAGTGTCCATTTGCCTGGTGGAACTCACCcaagcgttcttgttgggccccatCTTCCTATCGGTCTTTGCCGGTACCTTCAGTCTTGCCGCTATGTTTGGAATAATGATCAACTCCTTGAGCTCCACTCAAAAATTATGCTTTGGGGGTGGGTCCCTTCGTGCGCGAGTCCCGACTTGGGCCCGTTCATAGGGTTTTCCTGCCCCCTTCTTCTCTGTGGTCACCTCGTGCACCCTCATAGGCTGAGGCCGTGCAGCCGCTCGAGGTCGGACAGGACCAACGAGACCTTGCTTCTGCGTCACTCGATCATTTGTGGCGATGTGTGCTAACGCTCAACGTCTAATCTTCGTGAATGTCTTCGGGTAGAACCTTAGCAGTGATTCACTGAAAGGTACAGGTAGCATTCCCTTAACAAAGGCATGCACCGTCATGGACTCATCAGTGGGTTTCAATCTCACTACTTGGACCCCAAACCTGTTCAGGTAGTCCTTCATGGACTCCTCCTGATATTGTTTAACATCGAAAACATCATAAGAAAGTCGGGTGGGGGCATTGTTAACAAGGTACTGCTCCCTAAATAGTGTCACAAACTGGTTAAAGTTGGTGATGTGCCCGTCGGGAAGGCTAACAAACCATTC
Encoded here:
- the LOC137836869 gene encoding uncharacterized protein; the encoded protein is MAVEVQQVDQIPNVDLAFTKVDLWEVVPHDNDPVVISLITTGRRVYRVLVDQASSADMMFLTTFNQLQLSTDQLRPYTRCLYGFAGDEVEVRGHIELRTTFMDGVSSCTTNIRYLVFNAPSAYNILLGGPALNRLGAVPSTRHMKMKLLPLVIEIK